One Enterococcus silesiacus genomic window carries:
- a CDS encoding GNAT family acetyltransferase translates to MIETARLIIRKIEEAKLDMEALYTILSDKNVNKYLPWYPVRDRGEARDFYKTRIEPYYQKENGYYFLVCFKESNNPVGYVTVSGSESHDFGYGLLEEYWGQGLITEACVAIIQFLKAQEWSYITATHDIHNVGSGKVMEKLGMSYKYSYKEQWQPKDLKVTFRMYQLNLDHNQARIFQGYWDNYPEHFIENL, encoded by the coding sequence ATGATAGAAACAGCTCGGCTGATTATTCGAAAAATCGAAGAAGCTAAATTAGATATGGAAGCTTTGTATACGATTTTATCGGATAAAAATGTTAATAAATATTTACCGTGGTACCCTGTGAGAGATAGAGGAGAGGCTAGGGATTTCTACAAAACAAGGATCGAACCCTATTATCAAAAAGAGAATGGTTATTACTTTCTAGTTTGCTTTAAAGAAAGCAACAATCCAGTTGGTTACGTTACTGTGAGTGGTAGTGAAAGCCATGATTTTGGTTATGGGCTGTTAGAAGAATATTGGGGTCAAGGACTGATCACAGAAGCTTGCGTCGCAATTATTCAGTTTTTAAAAGCCCAGGAATGGTCATATATCACAGCCACTCATGATATTCATAATGTAGGCAGTGGCAAAGTGATGGAAAAACTCGGAATGAGCTATAAATATTCATACAAAGAACAATGGCAACCAAAGGATTTAAAAGTTACCTTTAGGATGTATCAATTGAATTTAGATCATAATCAAGCAAGAATTTTCCAAGGCTATTGGGATAATTACCCAGAACATTTTATAGAAAACCTATAG
- a CDS encoding NADH oxidase gives MKYPKLFSEGKIGPVTVKNRIVLPAMGINMSDKGYVNEAIINHYTERAEGGAGLVIIEVSCVDAPQGLNTSNMLVIDDDKYIDGMSKLAASIHEHDAKCLLQISHTGRGARRKITGQQPVGPSAVAMPYTFMMGLSNETPKMLTITEIQAIEDKYAQAALRAKKAGFDGIQLHSIGYYMGEQFLNSKSNTRTDEYGGSKEKRITFHLNIVRKIRALCGDDFAITVKLTVLELGEDAGITFEEGTYYAYQLQEAGVDALEVMVGAWKQEATLEDVADTGSAKGQLFDISAGIKGGISQITGNEPKIPIISGGRSGYAQIAEDALQNEKCEFVFMGKGLLAEPNLPNLVLQDKEALIRPCIGCNTCIDQQLQYNKPSRCSSNAVLGNLNNRYKLQKAEQKKTVAIIGGGIASIEAARIMALRGHDVTIYEKNDYLGGQVKLAAAPPHKENIHPMLDYFNAIIEELNIQVKLNSPMNIDTILALNADVVICATGPTPVKLTLPGIDLPNVFDAKEALSGRETGQSVVIIGGGVVGCETAEYLVEQGKNVTIIEAADSFAAKMVMTNRTILLDHLTLLGATFMSSTKCVNINENSVDVIDESGAMKQIPTDTILLSVGEKPNTTLYDNLFGKVPEVYNIGDSHTPDCFATSIKQGHEVAISI, from the coding sequence ATGAAGTATCCAAAATTGTTTTCAGAAGGAAAAATTGGTCCAGTCACAGTAAAAAATCGAATCGTCTTACCGGCGATGGGCATCAATATGTCCGACAAAGGCTATGTCAACGAAGCGATCATCAACCACTACACAGAACGAGCAGAAGGTGGTGCTGGTCTTGTGATCATTGAAGTCTCTTGTGTAGATGCACCTCAAGGTCTGAACACCTCTAATATGCTCGTGATCGATGATGATAAATATATTGACGGTATGAGCAAACTAGCAGCCTCAATCCATGAACATGATGCCAAATGTCTACTGCAAATCAGTCATACAGGCCGCGGTGCTCGTCGTAAAATAACTGGACAACAACCCGTTGGTCCCTCAGCTGTTGCAATGCCTTACACCTTTATGATGGGTCTTTCAAATGAAACACCAAAAATGCTGACAATTACCGAAATTCAAGCAATCGAAGACAAGTATGCCCAAGCAGCACTACGAGCAAAAAAAGCTGGTTTCGACGGAATTCAATTGCATAGTATCGGTTATTACATGGGCGAGCAATTTTTAAATTCAAAATCAAATACCCGCACAGATGAATATGGCGGCAGTAAAGAAAAACGAATCACCTTCCACTTAAATATTGTTCGTAAAATCAGAGCATTATGCGGTGATGACTTTGCCATTACAGTTAAGCTAACCGTATTAGAGCTTGGGGAAGATGCTGGAATCACCTTCGAAGAAGGAACTTATTATGCTTATCAGCTTCAAGAAGCTGGTGTTGATGCTCTTGAGGTAATGGTAGGTGCTTGGAAACAAGAAGCAACATTAGAAGACGTCGCAGACACCGGATCAGCCAAAGGACAACTCTTCGATATCTCAGCTGGTATCAAAGGTGGAATTTCACAAATCACTGGAAATGAACCTAAAATCCCGATTATTAGCGGCGGTCGTTCAGGATATGCTCAGATTGCTGAAGATGCATTACAAAACGAAAAATGTGAATTTGTCTTTATGGGCAAAGGCCTTTTAGCTGAGCCAAATCTGCCTAACTTAGTACTTCAAGACAAAGAAGCTTTGATTCGTCCTTGCATCGGCTGCAACACCTGTATTGACCAGCAACTGCAATATAACAAACCTTCTAGATGCTCTAGTAATGCAGTTTTGGGCAATCTAAATAATCGCTACAAGCTCCAAAAAGCAGAGCAAAAGAAAACTGTCGCTATTATTGGCGGCGGTATTGCTTCAATTGAGGCCGCTCGTATTATGGCCTTAAGAGGACATGATGTTACGATTTACGAAAAAAATGACTATCTCGGAGGACAAGTAAAATTAGCAGCAGCTCCACCTCACAAAGAAAATATACACCCAATGTTGGATTACTTTAATGCGATCATAGAGGAACTTAATATTCAGGTCAAACTAAACTCACCGATGAATATCGACACGATTTTAGCTCTAAACGCAGATGTTGTGATCTGTGCGACTGGCCCAACTCCAGTAAAATTAACCCTTCCAGGCATTGATCTACCTAACGTTTTTGATGCCAAAGAAGCCTTATCTGGAAGAGAAACTGGTCAATCAGTCGTGATCATCGGCGGTGGTGTCGTTGGCTGTGAAACAGCTGAATATCTTGTAGAGCAAGGTAAAAATGTAACAATCATAGAAGCAGCTGATAGCTTTGCTGCAAAAATGGTCATGACAAATCGTACCATTTTATTAGATCATTTAACTCTTTTAGGTGCGACCTTTATGAGCAGTACTAAATGTGTAAACATCAATGAAAACTCCGTTGATGTTATTGATGAATCTGGTGCTATGAAGCAAATTCCAACCGATACTATCTTATTATCTGTCGGCGAAAAACCAAATACTACCTTATATGATAACCTATTTGGCAAAGTTCCTGAAGTGTATAATATCGGTGATAGTCATACTCCAGATTGTTTTGCAACTAGTATTAAACAAGGCCATGAAGTGGCAATAAGTATTTAG
- a CDS encoding transcriptional regulator — translation MAYKIHEFSKITGLTPYTLRFYEKEGLITVKRDQNNIRIYDDRNKEWIDFFMHLKKTGMTIEDLKQYLVWWYEGDSTNQNRLDLLKKQKEIALSEMKQLQEGISVLDHKIDIYTKKVNDGQENSKKDDA, via the coding sequence ATGGCTTACAAAATTCATGAATTTTCAAAAATAACTGGTCTGACTCCTTATACACTCCGTTTTTACGAAAAAGAAGGATTAATCACAGTCAAAAGAGATCAGAATAATATCCGAATTTATGACGACCGCAATAAGGAATGGATCGACTTTTTTATGCATTTGAAAAAAACAGGAATGACGATTGAAGATTTAAAACAGTATCTCGTTTGGTGGTATGAAGGAGATTCTACTAATCAAAATCGGTTGGATTTATTGAAGAAGCAAAAAGAAATAGCTTTAAGCGAAATGAAGCAGCTTCAAGAGGGCATTAGCGTCCTTGATCATAAAATTGACATTTACACCAAAAAAGTGAACGATGGTCAAGAAAATAGTAAAAAAGATGACGCTTAA
- a CDS encoding dehydrogenase: MKNYVLITGASSGIGEAFSNYYAEKGKNLILVARSKDKLHTMKKNFEKRYNIHVECLVYDLSIENISKDIYSKVSEKNIFVDTLINCAGFATSGPVADVSFDQQHSEIMVNMVSLFDLTKLFLNKMKEKNQGQIINVASSSAYHPIPTMAVYAATKAFVLSFSESLSMECKKTNIQVFAISPGATDTNFFSNGGGVSYGSLRTPENVVQATIKAMNKGKISKIDGLNNYFTSTVLPRILPRKNMAKMVYGIMQKQLKK; the protein is encoded by the coding sequence TTGAAAAATTATGTATTAATCACTGGAGCTTCTTCAGGAATTGGCGAAGCTTTTTCAAATTATTATGCTGAAAAAGGAAAAAATTTAATTCTTGTAGCAAGATCTAAAGATAAATTACACACTATGAAAAAGAACTTTGAAAAGCGCTATAATATCCATGTTGAATGCTTAGTTTACGATCTATCCATTGAAAATATCAGCAAAGATATCTATAGCAAAGTTTCAGAAAAAAATATATTTGTGGATACATTAATTAATTGTGCTGGTTTTGCAACAAGTGGGCCAGTAGCTGATGTTTCATTTGATCAACAGCATAGTGAAATTATGGTAAATATGGTATCATTATTTGACTTAACTAAATTATTTCTAAATAAAATGAAAGAAAAAAACCAAGGGCAAATTATCAATGTTGCATCCAGTTCAGCTTATCATCCCATTCCAACTATGGCAGTTTATGCCGCAACAAAGGCATTTGTACTTTCTTTTTCCGAATCATTGAGTATGGAATGTAAAAAAACTAATATTCAGGTATTCGCCATTTCACCTGGCGCAACAGATACAAATTTCTTTTCAAATGGCGGTGGTGTTTCTTATGGCTCTCTAAGAACACCTGAAAATGTTGTACAGGCTACAATAAAAGCAATGAACAAAGGTAAAATTTCTAAAATAGATGGTTTGAACAACTATTTTACAAGCACTGTTTTGCCTAGGATCTTACCAAGAAAGAATATGGCAAAAATGGTCTATGGCATTATGCAAAAACAATTAAAAAAGTAA